From the Euphorbia lathyris chromosome 6, ddEupLath1.1, whole genome shotgun sequence genome, one window contains:
- the LOC136233961 gene encoding probable carotenoid cleavage dioxygenase 4, chloroplastic encodes MDALSSSFISTISPSNLFLTPSPVKSQPSFHFHVSSVKIEEKTNYVSKRPLDPTLPTKLFGAFDDIINNFIDPPRRPSLDPRYVLSDNFAPVDEFPPTECEVIQGSIPSCLAGAYIRNGPNPQYLPRGPYHLFDGDGMLHSIKISEGVPIFCSRYVKTYKYTMERDAGAPLLPNVFSGFNGLAASAARGAVSAARILSGQFNPVNGIGLANTSLAYFGNRLYALGESDLPYSVRISSKGDIETIGRENFDGKLFMSMTAHPKLDPETGEAFAFRYGPMPPFLTYFRFDPKGNKQQDVPIFSMTRPSFLHDFAISKNYAIFADIQIGMNPMDMIFGGGSPVGSDPSKVPRLGIIPRYANDESEIRWFDVPGLNLIHAINAWDEEDSVVLLAPNILSVEHTLERMELVHALVEKVRIDLKTGIVTRDPVSARNLDFAVINPAYIGKKNKFVYAAIGDPMPKISGVVKLDVSNGCRRECTVARRMYGERCYGGEPFFVAREPENPDAEEDDGYVVSYVHDEIAGESKFLVMDAKSPDLDIVAAVKLPQRVPYGFHGLFVREKDLNQL; translated from the coding sequence ATGGATGCTCTTTCTTCCTCTTTCATTTCTACTATATCACCTTCAAATCTTTTCCTCACCCCTTCACCCGTAAAATCACAACCTTCGTTCCATTTCCATGTCTCGTCCGTTAAAATCGAAGAAAAAACGAACTATGTATCGAAGAGACCGCTAGACCCGACTTTACCAACGAAGTTGTTTGGCGCATTTGACGACATTATTAACAATTTCATCGATCCTCCACGCCGCCCCTCCCTCGATCCTCGCTACGTACTCTCCGATAACTTTGCTCCCGTCGATGAATTTCCCCCGACCGAGTGTGAAGTAATTCAAGGATCAATTCCATCTTGTCTTGCGGGTGCTTATATCCGAAATGGCCCCAATCCGCAATATCTCCCCCGAGGGCCTTACCATTTGTTCGACGGGGATGGAATGCTTCATTCTATTAAAATCTCTGAAGGGGTACCTATCTTTTGTAGCCGATATGTTAAAACTTATAAGTACACTATGGAGAGAGACGCGGGAGCTCCGCTTCTCCCTAATGTTTTCTCCGGTTTTAATGGCCTCGCTGCGTCAGCTGCTCGCGGTGCTGTTTCAGCTGCTCGGATACTTTCCGGTCAGTTCAATCCGGTTAATGGAATTGGTCTAGCGAACACTAGTTTGGCTTACTTTGGTAATCGGCTATACGCACTCGGGGAGTCCGATCTTCCTTATTCGGTTCGGATTTCTTCAAAAGGTGACATTGAAACTATTGGCCGTGAGAATTTCGACGGGAAGTTATTCATGAGCATGACGGCTCATCCGAAACTAGATCCCGAAACCGGTGAAGCTTTTGCTTTCCGGTATGGTCCTATGCCGCCTTTTTTAACATACTTCCGGTTCGATCCGAAAGGAAATAAACAGCAAGATGTTCCGATTTTTTCCATGACTCGTCCTTCTTTCCTTCATGATTTTGCAATAAGTAAGAATTATGCAATCTTCGCCGATATTCAAATCGGGATGAATCCTATGGACATGATCTTCGGCGGCGGTTCTCCGGTTGGCTCCGATCCGTCGAAAGTTCCGAGACTCGGAATCATTCCTCGTTACGCAAATGATGAATCGGAAATCAGATGGTTCGATGTGCCAGGATTGAACCTTATTCACGCAATCAACGCTTGGGATGAAGAAGATTCAGTCGTTCTTTTAGCTCCGAACATTTTATCAGTCGAACATACACTTGAGAGAATGGAGCTTGTTCATGCTTTAGTCGAGAAAGTGAGAATAGATCTGAAAACAGGAATAGTAACCAGAGATCCAGTTTCAGCAAGGAATCTCGATTTTGCGGTGATCAATCCGGCTTACATCGGAAAAAAGAATAAATTCGTGTATGCAGCTATCGGAGATCCGATGCCTAAAATTTCAGGCGTGGTTAAATTAGATGTATCCAACGGATGTCGCCGGGAATGCACGGTGGCTCGCCGGATGTACGGTGAAAGGTGCTACGGCGGAGAGCCATTTTTTGTGGCGAGGGAGCCGGAGAATCCGGATGCAGAAGAGGATGATGGATATGTTGTGTCGTATGTTCATGATGAGATTGCCGGAGAATCTAAGTTCTTGGTGATGGATGCAAAGTCGCCGGATCTTGATATTGTGGCCGCCGTGAAGCTGCCGCAGAGGGTTCCTTACGGCTTCCATGGGCTTTTTGTGAGGGAAAAGGACCTTAACCAGCTTTAG